The Miscanthus floridulus cultivar M001 chromosome 7, ASM1932011v1, whole genome shotgun sequence genome includes a region encoding these proteins:
- the LOC136466917 gene encoding probable protein phosphatase 2C 12 isoform X1, producing MGICASSRRVQQEEDSDENVVYVMDEQGGGGADGDGHGRKVASLFSRKGKKGPNQDAVILCKGFGMEDGVFCGVFDGHGRCGQFISKLVRDYLPFMILSHRNALLLGGSDDDDDDPVFSDASSTDGSGRSSPNALAPAQLLEEWREACANAFQAMDKELKLQANVDCNFSGTTAVCAIKQGKDLIIANLGDSRAVLATMSETGYLKAVQLTTDQKPNVPQEAERIKRCNGRVFALKDEPSVLRVWLPDEDCPGLAMARSLGDYRVKRHGVVSEPEVTHRRVAPGDLFIILATDGVWDVLSNEEVVSIVCATPRKQHASKAVAEAAAQRWRTRYPASRVDDCSAVCLFLRDQQD from the exons ATGGGGATCTGCGCCTCGTCGAGGCGCGTGCAGCAGGAGGAGGACTCCGACGAGAACGTGGTGTACGTGATGGACGAGCAGGGCGGCGGGGGAGCGGACGGGGACGGCCATGGCCGGAAGGTGGCCTCCCTCTTCTCGCGCAAGGGCAAGAAAGGGCCCAACCAGGACGCCGTCATCCTCTGCAAG GGATTCGGCATGGAGGACGGCGTGTTCTGCGGCGTGTTCGACGGCCACGGGCGGTGCGGGCAGTTCATCAGCAAGCTGGTGAGGGACTACCTCCCCTTCATGATCCTGAGCCACCGGAACGCGCTCCTCCTGGGGGGctcggacgacgacgacgatgacccgGTCTTCAGCGACGCGTCGTCCACGGACGGCAGCGGGCGGTCGTCGCCGAATGCGCTGGCGCCCGCGCAGCTGCTGGAGGAGTGGCGGGAGGCCTGCGCCAACGCGTTCCAGGCCATGGACAAGGAGCTCAAGCTGCAGGCCAACGTGGACTGCAACTTCAGCGGCACCACCGCCGTGTGCGCCATCAAGCAGGGCAAGGACCTCATCATCGCCAACCTCGGTGACTCCAGGGCCGTGCTGGCGACCATGTCAGAGACCGGATACCTCAAGGCCGTGCAGCTCACCACCGACCAGAAGCCCAACGTGCCTC AGGAGGCGGAGCGGATCAAGCGCTGCAACGGGCGCGTGTTCGCGCTCAAGGACGAGCCGTCCGTGCTGCGCGTGTGGCTGCCCGACGAGGACTGCCCCGGCCTGGCCATGGCGCGCTCGCTGGGCGACTACCGCGTGAAGCGGCACGGCGTGGTGTCGGAGCCCGAGGTGACGCACCGCCGCGTCGCGCCGGGGGACCTGTTCATCATCCTGGCCACGGACGGCGTGTGGGACGTACTGAGCAACGAGGAGGTGGTGTCCATCGTCTGCGCCACCCCGCGGAAGCAGCACGCGTCCAAGGCCGTCGCCGAGGCCGCGGCGCAGCGGTGGCGGACCAGGTACCCGGCGTCACGCGTCGACGACTGCTCCGCCGTCTGCCTCTTCCTAAGGGACCAGCAGGACTGA
- the LOC136466917 gene encoding probable protein phosphatase 2C 12 isoform X2 has protein sequence MEDGVFCGVFDGHGRCGQFISKLVRDYLPFMILSHRNALLLGGSDDDDDDPVFSDASSTDGSGRSSPNALAPAQLLEEWREACANAFQAMDKELKLQANVDCNFSGTTAVCAIKQGKDLIIANLGDSRAVLATMSETGYLKAVQLTTDQKPNVPQEAERIKRCNGRVFALKDEPSVLRVWLPDEDCPGLAMARSLGDYRVKRHGVVSEPEVTHRRVAPGDLFIILATDGVWDVLSNEEVVSIVCATPRKQHASKAVAEAAAQRWRTRYPASRVDDCSAVCLFLRDQQD, from the exons ATGGAGGACGGCGTGTTCTGCGGCGTGTTCGACGGCCACGGGCGGTGCGGGCAGTTCATCAGCAAGCTGGTGAGGGACTACCTCCCCTTCATGATCCTGAGCCACCGGAACGCGCTCCTCCTGGGGGGctcggacgacgacgacgatgacccgGTCTTCAGCGACGCGTCGTCCACGGACGGCAGCGGGCGGTCGTCGCCGAATGCGCTGGCGCCCGCGCAGCTGCTGGAGGAGTGGCGGGAGGCCTGCGCCAACGCGTTCCAGGCCATGGACAAGGAGCTCAAGCTGCAGGCCAACGTGGACTGCAACTTCAGCGGCACCACCGCCGTGTGCGCCATCAAGCAGGGCAAGGACCTCATCATCGCCAACCTCGGTGACTCCAGGGCCGTGCTGGCGACCATGTCAGAGACCGGATACCTCAAGGCCGTGCAGCTCACCACCGACCAGAAGCCCAACGTGCCTC AGGAGGCGGAGCGGATCAAGCGCTGCAACGGGCGCGTGTTCGCGCTCAAGGACGAGCCGTCCGTGCTGCGCGTGTGGCTGCCCGACGAGGACTGCCCCGGCCTGGCCATGGCGCGCTCGCTGGGCGACTACCGCGTGAAGCGGCACGGCGTGGTGTCGGAGCCCGAGGTGACGCACCGCCGCGTCGCGCCGGGGGACCTGTTCATCATCCTGGCCACGGACGGCGTGTGGGACGTACTGAGCAACGAGGAGGTGGTGTCCATCGTCTGCGCCACCCCGCGGAAGCAGCACGCGTCCAAGGCCGTCGCCGAGGCCGCGGCGCAGCGGTGGCGGACCAGGTACCCGGCGTCACGCGTCGACGACTGCTCCGCCGTCTGCCTCTTCCTAAGGGACCAGCAGGACTGA